The DNA window CGCATGATGCTGGCTTCCACGGAAGGGCGCACCCCCGAGCAGATGCGTTTCGCCCTCAGGTCCCTCAATGCGCAAATCGAGGTCCGCGTCGACTACGACGCCCTTTACTTTCTGGGCAGCGGTCCCACGGCGCGCATGGGGGAGGTCCTTTCGCTGTTGGCCGACATCGTCATTCGTCCGTCCTTCACCGAAGAAGCCTTCCAGAGCGCCCGCCAGGAGCTGTTGCAGGAAAGGCGCGGCGAAGCCGATGACCCGGAGCTGCGCAGTCAGGAATTGCTGCTGGCCGAGTTGTTTGTCCCCAATCCTTACGGCCGACCGGTTAAAGGGACGGTGGAGTCGCTGCAGAAGGTCAGCCTCAACGACATCAAGATTCAGTACCGCCGGCTGGTCATGCCCAACCAGGCCCAACTGGCCTTCTACCACTCGGGCGACCGCGAGCGCGCCTTCCGCAGCCTGAGCCGCAGTTGGGGCGGATGGGTGGGGCGGGAAGCGCTGCCTTTCACTTTCCGCCGGGCCGAACCGCTCAAGGGGGGCCATATCTTGTTGCTGGATGGCTCAGCCGACCAGGCTATCCTGCGCTGGGGCAACCTGGGTGTGCCCAAGACCGATCCCGACTATCACGCTCTCAAGGTCTTTGAGCAATACCTCACGCTCAGCCTTCCTGACTGGGCCCAAACGGTGGAGGCGCGTTCCCACATTCAAGGCCGGCCGCTGCTGGAGGCTCGCCGCATGCCGGGTTTCCTGCAGCTCAGCATTCGCAGCCAGGCCGGGCTGCTGGCCGAGTACTTCAAGCAGTTGCGCCGTTTCGTGGAGGGGGTGGCTGAAGGCCAGATCGACGAAGGCCGCCTGAGAGAAGCCAAGCAATTGGTGCTGGAAGACTTCCGGCAGTCGCTGCGGGATCCCATGAGGCGGTTGCAGACGCTGCTGGAGATGCGCCTGTTCGAGATCGGGGCCGGCTACGTGACCACCTTCGGACTGCGCATCGAGCGCATCGACGCCGCACGCCTGCAGTCGGCTGTCATGCGCCACGTTTCGGCCCAGGATTTCGTGCTGGCCGTGACCGGCCCGCAGGCCCAACTCGAGCCGGAGCTGGAGGGGTTGGGCGTCGTGCGGACCGTGGCCCCCTCCAGCCCTTAGTCCGCTGGGGTTTGCCCGCTTCGACCGGCTTCCTCCTTCTTGCACCTGTAACGGTCTTGGAATATACTTACGCAGGGCAGACTCTTTCGAGTGGGCATTTGCCCACTTTTTTATTTTAGGCCTATGGATGTGGCAGCCCGAACAGAGGAACTGGCTCGCGGAGTCGCCGAAGAACACGGCGTCCGCATCGAGCACGTGGAATTCGTAGCCGGCGCGCGCCCCTCTCTGTTGCGCATCTACATCGATAAGCCCGGAGGAGTCAGCTTGGATGATTGTCAGAAGGTCAGCAAGCACGTCGCCGTGCTGCTGGAGGTCGAGGATTTCATCGACCGAAAATATGTTCTGGAAGTCTCCTCACCCGGAATCGAGCGGCCGCTTTTCAAGGCGGACGATTACCGCCGTTTCGTGGGCCGGGAAATCCGCCTGCGGGCGACGGAGAAAATCGACGGGAGAAGGAACTTCAAGGGGGTCATTGAGGACTTCCAAAATGGGGTCGTGACGATGGACTGCGAAGGAAACCGTTATCAGATCCCATACGAGAAGATTAAGAAAGCGAATCTGGTTTACGAATTCGACTAACCAGAAGGGACGCCGAAGAGCGTTCGAGGCGATATAAATGGCGAATATTCTAGGGCAGCAGATCGAGATGATCAGCAAGGAAAAGGGCATCGAGGCGGACATCATCCGCGAGGCCATCGAAGATGCCATGGTTGCGGCTGCCAAAAAGTACTTCAAGACCACCGAGAACCTGCAAGCCCGCCTTGATCTGGAGACGGGCATGATCGAAGTCTTCGCGGTCAAGGAGATCGTGGAGGAGGTCGAAGATCCCGACGAGCAGATGTCGCTGCAGGAAGCCCAGGAAATCGACGAATCTTTCGAGGAAGGAGACTTCATCGAGATCCCCAAGCCGACGCTGGAATTGGGCCGCATCTCGGCGCAAACCGCCAAGCAGGTGATCAACCAGAAGATCAGGGAGGCGGAACGGGAGCAGATTTACGAAGAGTTCAAGGACAAGATCCA is part of the Acidobacteriota bacterium genome and encodes:
- a CDS encoding pitrilysin family protein: MRNLRFMLLTVLLLATPPWGAVLSAQAPPPSQIELPEFEKESLLNGMEILFLPTTREESHFLLMIRNGAAFDPVEKWGSTLLMTRMMLASTEGRTPEQMRFALRSLNAQIEVRVDYDALYFLGSGPTARMGEVLSLLADIVIRPSFTEEAFQSARQELLQERRGEADDPELRSQELLLAELFVPNPYGRPVKGTVESLQKVSLNDIKIQYRRLVMPNQAQLAFYHSGDRERAFRSLSRSWGGWVGREALPFTFRRAEPLKGGHILLLDGSADQAILRWGNLGVPKTDPDYHALKVFEQYLTLSLPDWAQTVEARSHIQGRPLLEARRMPGFLQLSIRSQAGLLAEYFKQLRRFVEGVAEGQIDEGRLREAKQLVLEDFRQSLRDPMRRLQTLLEMRLFEIGAGYVTTFGLRIERIDAARLQSAVMRHVSAQDFVLAVTGPQAQLEPELEGLGVVRTVAPSSP
- the rimP gene encoding ribosome maturation factor RimP, with translation MAARTEELARGVAEEHGVRIEHVEFVAGARPSLLRIYIDKPGGVSLDDCQKVSKHVAVLLEVEDFIDRKYVLEVSSPGIERPLFKADDYRRFVGREIRLRATEKIDGRRNFKGVIEDFQNGVVTMDCEGNRYQIPYEKIKKANLVYEFD